In a genomic window of Acidobacteriota bacterium:
- a CDS encoding S9 family peptidase — translation MTVRRSVLMTSCCSVAMIAALAADTTPTWTPETQVSLKVVSTPRLSPGGARVVYAVNAPVMTADRSEFVTQLWLATADGRENRQLTFGDTSSTNPKWSPDGSMIAFTSNRKDNRNQIYVIRLAGGEAEQLTDGTAAVNAFEWSPDGATIAFTMTDPKSKDEEANDKGRNDFRWVDEHVKLARLYTTPVDKGTDGTRVVTQVTSIDRHVTSFDWAPSGRRIAFAHVQSPVADFWPTSDVSIVDLDTKVVTPLAASEAAEDTPFFSPDGAWVAMTVSDLPARWAQSSRIHVRPSSGGGAPVVMPRSPDGQPNIGGWIPGSTRVYFSEAKGTGTASYEADVTTGTIRETQAADDAVISGLHVDTAGTSFAFVRQQSHRPPEVYVGRAGATPVQVSTANAEHAALPIGRTEVVTWTSTDGRKIEGLLHYPVGYQAGRQVPLILNVHGGPAGVFQHTFVGGRGSYPLASFMARGYAVLRPNPRGSSGYGVEFRQANIKDWGGKDYDDLMAGVDRVIAMGVADPARLGVMGWSYGGYMTSTIITRTNRFKAASSGAPVTNLMSFNGTADIPSFVPDYFGAEFWNDPAVYARHSPMFNISHARTPTLVQHGENDIRVPIAQGYELYTALKRQGVPTRMLVLPRQPHGILEPKLQVVTMQSNLDWFDTYLK, via the coding sequence ATGACCGTCCGCCGATCCGTACTGATGACGTCGTGCTGCTCGGTGGCGATGATCGCCGCGCTCGCCGCGGACACGACGCCCACGTGGACGCCTGAGACGCAGGTGTCGCTCAAGGTCGTGAGCACGCCGCGGCTGTCGCCTGGCGGCGCGCGGGTGGTCTATGCGGTCAACGCGCCCGTGATGACCGCCGACCGGAGCGAGTTCGTCACGCAGCTCTGGCTGGCCACGGCCGACGGCCGCGAGAACCGCCAGTTGACCTTCGGCGACACGTCGTCGACCAATCCGAAATGGTCGCCCGATGGGTCGATGATCGCCTTCACGTCGAACCGGAAGGACAATCGCAACCAGATCTACGTGATCAGGCTCGCCGGCGGCGAGGCGGAACAGCTCACCGACGGTACAGCGGCGGTCAACGCCTTCGAGTGGTCGCCCGACGGCGCCACGATCGCGTTCACGATGACCGATCCGAAGTCCAAGGACGAGGAAGCCAACGACAAGGGCCGCAACGACTTCCGGTGGGTCGACGAGCACGTGAAGCTCGCGCGGCTCTACACGACTCCCGTCGACAAGGGGACCGATGGCACGCGCGTCGTGACGCAGGTGACCTCCATCGATCGTCACGTCACGTCGTTCGACTGGGCACCGAGTGGCCGACGCATCGCCTTTGCCCACGTGCAGTCGCCCGTCGCCGACTTCTGGCCCACGTCCGATGTGTCGATCGTCGATCTCGACACGAAAGTCGTGACGCCGCTTGCGGCGAGCGAGGCCGCGGAGGATACGCCCTTCTTCTCGCCAGACGGCGCGTGGGTGGCGATGACCGTCAGTGACCTGCCGGCCCGTTGGGCGCAGAGCAGCCGGATACACGTCCGGCCCTCGAGTGGCGGAGGAGCACCGGTCGTCATGCCGCGCTCGCCAGACGGCCAGCCGAACATCGGCGGCTGGATACCCGGCAGCACTCGCGTGTACTTCTCGGAAGCCAAAGGCACCGGCACGGCCTCCTACGAAGCCGACGTCACGACAGGCACGATCCGTGAGACGCAGGCGGCCGACGACGCGGTCATCAGCGGACTGCACGTCGACACGGCGGGGACGTCCTTCGCGTTCGTGCGCCAGCAGTCCCATCGTCCTCCTGAAGTCTACGTAGGTCGTGCCGGAGCGACGCCTGTTCAGGTGTCGACCGCCAATGCGGAGCACGCGGCGCTGCCGATCGGCAGGACCGAGGTCGTCACGTGGACGAGCACGGATGGCCGGAAGATCGAGGGGCTGCTGCACTATCCGGTCGGCTACCAGGCGGGACGGCAGGTGCCGCTCATCCTGAACGTCCACGGCGGACCGGCAGGTGTGTTCCAGCACACATTCGTGGGCGGACGCGGGTCGTATCCGCTGGCGAGCTTCATGGCCAGGGGCTATGCCGTGCTGCGGCCGAACCCGCGCGGGTCATCGGGCTATGGCGTCGAGTTCCGGCAGGCCAACATCAAGGACTGGGGCGGGAAGGACTACGACGACCTGATGGCCGGCGTCGATCGCGTCATCGCGATGGGGGTGGCCGACCCCGCACGCCTTGGTGTCATGGGATGGAGCTACGGTGGCTACATGACGTCGACGATCATCACCAGGACGAATCGCTTCAAGGCGGCGTCGTCCGGTGCGCCGGTCACCAACCTGATGAGCTTCAACGGCACCGCCGACATCCCGTCATTCGTGCCCGACTACTTCGGGGCCGAGTTCTGGAACGACCCGGCCGTCTACGCCAGGCACTCGCCGATGTTCAATATCAGTCATGCGCGCACGCCGACGCTCGTCCAGCACGGCGAGAACGACATCCGCGTGCCGATTGCCCAGGGCTACGAGCTCTACACCGCGCTCAAGCGGCAGGGCGTCCCGACGCGCATGCTCGTGCTCCCGCGCCAGCCTCATGGCATCCTAGAGCCGAAGCTCCAGGTCGTGACGATGCAGAGCAACCTGGACTGGTTCGACACGTACCTGAAGTAG
- the mug gene encoding G/U mismatch-specific DNA glycosylase — protein sequence MSGSNATTRGRPRRHLDGPPPRPTRDELLAADGLRIPDLIAPGLDVLFCGINPGRYSGATGLHFARPGNRFWRALHEGGFTPTLLQPWHQQAMLDAGFGITNLAGRTTATAADLDDEELRRGRIVLARKVARYKPRAVAIVGIGAYRVAFNRPRAVIGPQPDPIGTALAWLLPSPSGLNANHQAADLAEAFAALRCAIRGRSDWSPAGPGDAGPFLT from the coding sequence ATGAGCGGTTCGAACGCGACCACGCGAGGGCGACCGCGCCGGCATCTCGACGGACCGCCGCCCCGACCCACGCGTGACGAGCTGCTCGCCGCGGACGGGCTGCGCATCCCGGACCTCATTGCGCCGGGACTCGACGTGCTGTTTTGCGGTATCAATCCCGGACGCTACTCGGGCGCCACGGGGCTGCACTTCGCGCGACCCGGCAATCGCTTCTGGCGCGCGCTGCACGAAGGCGGCTTCACGCCGACGCTGTTACAGCCGTGGCACCAGCAGGCGATGCTCGACGCCGGCTTCGGGATCACCAACCTCGCAGGACGCACCACCGCCACGGCCGCCGACCTCGACGATGAGGAGCTGAGACGAGGGCGCATCGTCCTCGCACGCAAGGTGGCGCGCTACAAGCCGCGCGCCGTCGCGATCGTCGGCATCGGGGCGTACCGCGTGGCCTTCAATCGTCCACGCGCCGTCATCGGTCCACAGCCGGACCCCATCGGCACCGCCCTCGCGTGGCTCCTCCCGAGCCCCAGCGGTCTCAACGCCAATCACCAGGCCGCCGACCTCGCGGAGGCCTTTGCCGCACTGCGCTGCGCCATTCGCGGCCGCTCTGACTGGAGTCCGGCCGGCCCGGGAGACGCAGGGCCCTTCCTCACGTGA
- a CDS encoding sulfite exporter TauE/SafE family protein: MTIVLAGLALGLAGSGHCGAMCGPLVWLANPRRAPVHGVEPSAGQLAVHVALYHAGRASTYVALGLVAGLAGGAMARLGLGRAMAIVAGVVLVLQALAAARILSSRGWSAGVGARVTVALGRIGAWMRTHRVQGPLLFGALNGLLPCGLLYAALLAAAGLGSVRDALVFMAAFAVGTTPVLAALGIAGGAIAMRVPDSIRRAAPYALALVGVLLIARGISPERPHTTHTTPAAAHNHR, encoded by the coding sequence ATGACGATTGTCCTGGCGGGCCTGGCGTTGGGTCTGGCCGGCAGCGGCCATTGCGGCGCGATGTGCGGGCCGCTCGTGTGGCTCGCCAATCCGCGGCGCGCGCCGGTCCACGGCGTGGAACCCTCAGCGGGCCAGCTCGCTGTCCACGTCGCGCTCTATCACGCGGGGCGGGCGTCGACGTATGTCGCGCTGGGCCTCGTCGCCGGCCTTGCCGGTGGGGCCATGGCGCGCCTCGGTCTCGGCCGCGCGATGGCGATCGTCGCCGGCGTGGTGCTCGTGCTGCAGGCGCTGGCGGCCGCGCGCATCCTGTCGTCGCGAGGCTGGTCGGCCGGCGTGGGGGCGCGGGTGACGGTGGCGCTCGGCCGCATCGGTGCGTGGATGCGTACGCATCGCGTGCAGGGACCGCTCCTCTTCGGCGCGCTGAACGGCCTCCTGCCGTGCGGATTGCTGTACGCCGCGCTGCTTGCTGCGGCCGGTCTGGGCAGCGTGCGCGACGCGCTCGTGTTCATGGCCGCCTTCGCTGTCGGCACCACGCCCGTCCTCGCCGCGCTCGGCATCGCCGGCGGGGCCATCGCGATGCGCGTCCCGGACTCCATCCGCCGCGCCGCCCCCTACGCCCTCGCCCTCGTCGGCGTCCTGCTGATCGCAAGAGGGATCAGCCCCGAACGCCCTCACACCACGCACACCACGCCAGCAGCGGCCCACAACCATCGCTGA
- a CDS encoding FixH family protein codes for MTFRFNWGVGIAIFYTAFALSTVGFVAYAVSRDVPLVSEDYYARALSHDAHMQAVANADALGAQAGARVEEGHIVVRVPASMATLVRGTVTLYRADNPASDRHVPLVPGADGSQAIATDGLAPGAWRVQMQWAVDDREYHVERHVRLP; via the coding sequence ATGACGTTCCGATTCAACTGGGGCGTGGGGATCGCGATCTTCTACACCGCGTTCGCGCTCAGCACCGTGGGGTTCGTGGCGTATGCCGTCTCGCGCGACGTGCCGCTCGTGAGCGAGGACTACTACGCGCGTGCGCTGTCGCACGATGCGCACATGCAGGCCGTGGCCAACGCCGACGCGCTCGGTGCGCAGGCAGGCGCGCGCGTGGAGGAGGGACACATCGTGGTGCGCGTCCCCGCGTCGATGGCCACGCTCGTTCGCGGGACCGTCACGCTCTATCGCGCCGACAACCCCGCTTCCGATCGCCATGTCCCGCTGGTGCCGGGGGCCGACGGCAGCCAGGCGATCGCCACCGACGGCCTGGCGCCGGGGGCGTGGCGCGTGCAGATGCAGTGGGCGGTCGACGACCGCGAGTATCACGTCGAGCGGCACGTGCGCCTTCCATGA